AGCTGCTTAAACTGCTGGGGTGATTGAGGCAGAGCAAAAAATTCGCCCGGATGAACACGGCTTGGTACGAGGTAATCACGGGCACCCTCCGGAGTACTTTTTGTCAAAATCGGAGTCTCTATATCAATAAACCCTTGTTCGTCCAAATAATCGCGGAAAATTTTGACCACTTTGGCACGGAGCATCAGTGTCTTTTGCATTTCCGGACGGCGAAGGTCCAGATATCTGTATTTCAGCCGGAGAGACTCATCAATGTCTATTCCATCTTCAATGAAGAACGGCGGGTTTTTTGCCGTATTCATCACTTCAATTTCGGTGATGTGTACCTCGATATCCCCGTTAGGAATGTTAGGGTTAACCGTTTCCTCAGAGCGTTCAACTACAGTTCCTTTAACGGCAAGCACGTATTCATTGCGTGCGCGGTCTGCCACCTCCAGAGCATCACCCGAATAAGCAGGGTTGAATACGATCTGAACGATGCCGCTGCGGTCACGAAGATCAATGAACAGTACTCCGCCCAAGTCTCTGCGGCGTTGTACCCACCCATTTAATATCACGGTTTCTCCAATATTTTGTTTGGTTATATCGCCGCAATTGGCTGTTTTATACATCATAGAATTGTCCTCCTCTATTCTCCGGTCGTAGCTTTGTTGATTTTTTTCTTCATGGCTTGTGAAAATCCCTCAAGAGGAAGCGTCTCCTGTTCGCCGGTAGCCATGTGTTTAACGGTAATTTCACCGCGTTCCAGCTCATCATCTCCCAAAATGGCCACATAAGCGGCATGAAGGCGGTCTGCGGATTTCATTTGAGCTTTGATTTTGCGGCCCTGATAGTCTTTTTCTGTTGAAAGCCCTTCAAGCCTCAATTGATGTACGAGTTTGACTATGGCTCTCTCAGCAGCTTCACCGAGTCCGATAACATACAAATCCAGGCTTTCCGGTTTGGCAAATTCCACCCCCTGAGCTTCAAGCAAGAGCAGAATACGCTCAACGCCAAGGGCAAAACCGACACCAGGCTGATCCTGACCGCCAATTTCCCCGACGAGACCATTATACCGTCCGCCTCCACCTACTGTATCAATTGCACCGATACCTGCCGCCTTATATTCAAAGGCAGTATGGGTATAATAGTCCAGGCCGCGGACCATCCGGTGATTCACGTCGAAAGGGATCTCCATATCCGTCAGCATAGATTTTACGGTTTCAAAATGAACAGAACATTCCTCATCCAGATAATCCAATATCGACGGAGCACCTTCCCCGTACTTCTGATCGATTTTACAATCAAGGATCCGCATCGGATTACGGTCGTATCTGGATTGACAGTCTTTGCAGAGCTTATCCTTAACCGGTGCAAAGAATTCTCGGATTTTCTCTCTGTAAACACTGCGGACAGCCGGAGTTCCGACTGAATTAATTTCAATACGGACATCCTTTAGTCCAATTTCCCGCAAAAAGGTAAACCCGAGCGCAATAGCTTCGGCATCAAGACCCGGATCAGCAGAACCTATGGCTTCTACACCAAACTGGTGGAACTGGCGGTTCCGTCCGGACTGGGGCTGTTCGTACCGGAACATCGGGCCGAAATAATATAATTTGGTTAAATCCGGTTCTCCGTACAATTTATTTTCTATGTACGCCCGAACCACACCGGCCGTCCCTTCCGGCCTAAGCGAAATGTTTCGTTTCCCTTTGTCCTCAAACGTGTACATTTCCTTTTCCACGATATCTGTCGTTTCCCCCACTCCTCTGGAGAAAAGTTCCGTATGCTCAAAGATCGGGCTGCGGATTTCCCGATACCCGAATCTGCGGCATATATTTCCGGCCAGTTTTTCGAGCCTCTGCCACTTCTCAACCTGACCCGGTATAATATCCTGGGTTCCTTTAGGTTTTTGAATGCTCACCTTTCTCAACCTCCCACCAATTTTATCTAATTCTGTTTTTGTCAATACAGAAAATCCTATGCCGGGTTCAGAGGGTATAAAAAAATCCCCCGTCCACGGCCAAAGCCGTGGGACGAGAGATCATATCAATTGCGAATCACCCGTGGTGCCACCCACATTCCGGAACAGGGTATCCCCTGGCTCCGCTTTCATACGGTTAACGCCCGTTTACGCATAACGGCTACTTGGTCTTCATTCATAAGACGGTTTGCCGCATGTTCTCAGGGAGGTCTTTTCATCCGTCCGTCATAAGGAAGCTTGCAGCCTACGGCCTCCCTCTCTGGTTATGCGGGTCCAAATTACTTTATCCCTTCATCGAATCAAAGGAATTTTCCATGTACTTTGAAAATAGTGTACCTGCCAGTTTTCAAAAAGTCAAGACATCTTCAAAACAGACTACCATTTTTCTGCCCACTTCTGCAATTCATCCATAACCGGCCTTAATGCCTTTCCTTTTTCAGTCAGTTCATACTCAATTCGGACAGGTGTCTCGGGATATACTTTGCGGACAACGATATCCGCTGCTTCCAGTTCCTTGAACCTCTCTGAGAGCATCCGGTCACTCATTCCCGGTATGACATCCGATATATCTTTAAAACGCTTTGGACCGCTTAGCAAGACTCGAATGATTAGACCTGTCCAGCGCTTTCCCAATATTTCGAAAGCATGTTCAAATCTAGGACATAATGAAAAGTCATGCATGTTCAATCATCTCCTTATTCTCTTTATATCATACCATAGCAGCTTAAGAAAAGTAAGCTATGGAGAGTAATTTTAACCCATTCCTGAAGCAAGGCAGATTGTGGAAGGAGCTATAGAGGAACCTTAACAAATAAAAAAACACCGAAAGAAGCTCTGGATCATATTTCCAAAACCATTTCAGAAAAAATACAGCAGTATAACAAAAGCGTAAAAAATAACTGAAATTCTCCGGCAGCTCCTCATAATGATTAAAGGGCTGTCTTTTTTTGCCCAAAAAGAAAAACCTGCGAAACTTCGTTCACAGGCTGTAAAAAGATTTATTTTAAAGGGGGTCAATACTTATTATAGTCAATGAACATTAAGGACAAATGAAAAACAGATTACAGGTCCATTACAAAAACAGATTATAAAAAAGCAAAAAATAGCTTAACGACTATACCGTCCAGTCGATATGCTACACAACAAGGATACATCATGTCCTATAGGGGACAAGGGAGGATCAAGATAGGATGGAAATTAAACAATGAATCAAACGTATACTCTTAAACAAAAAACGAAACAGTTTCTTATCATTTTGCTTCCTATATTGGTTACCCAGCTTTCCATGTATGCCATGACTTTTTTCGATACGGTGATGTCCGGGCATGCCAGTGCCCGTGACCTGGCAGGCGTTGCGATCGGCTCCAGTATTTGGATGCCGGTTATGACCGGATTAACCGGAATTATGCTTTCCGTAACTCCTATCGTCGCCCAATATATTGGTGCGGGCAAAAAGGATAAAGCACCTTTTACCATTATACAGGGTACTTACCTGGCCATTGCTTTGGCTATTATAATTTTACTGGCCGGCCTGTTGGGGCTTAAGCCTATTTTAAACGGGATGCAGCTTGAAGCAGATGTTCATGATATTGCTTTTCGTTATTTGAAAGCCATTGCACTGGGAATTATCCCTTTATTTGTTTATACCGTATTCCGTTGTTTTATAGACGCTTTAGGACAAACCAGGGTTACAATGGTGATCTCTTTGCTTTCCCTGCCGGTGAATATCATACTTAATTATCTGCTGATCTACGGACATCTGGGGTTTCCCAGGTTAGGAGGTGTCGGTGCCGGTTATGCCACTGCCATAACGTATTGGTTTATGGCTTTGCTCGTCCTTCATATCGTACATCACAATCAGCCGTTCTCGGATTATCGTGTTCTTTATAAATGGTATAAAATTTCAATTATAGCCTGGAAGGAACTGCTTAAAATCGGGGTGCCAATCGGGTTTGCCATTTTCTTTGAATCCAGTATTTTTGCCGCTGTCACCTTGCTCATGAGCCAGTATGATACAGTTACTATTGCAGCCCACCAGGTAGCCCTGAATTTTTCTTCTTTTCTGTACATGGTACCGCTCAGTATATCCATGACACTGACTATTGTAGTCGGTTTTGAAGTGGGGGCGAAGCGCTATCTCGATGCCCGGAAATATAGTTATTTGGGGATAGGCATTGCCATAGGCATGGCTTGTATGACTGCTCTTCTGTTGCTTATCTTTAACAAACAGGTTGCATCCATATATTCCAGTGATCTTTCTGTGATTGAACTGGGGCAGCAATTCCTGTACTACGCGATTTTCTTCCAGCTGTTTGATGCAGTGGCTACTCCTACACAAGGCGCACTCCGCGGCTATAAAGATGTAAATGTCTCATTCATAGTAGCCTTGTTCTCATATTGGATTATTGGCCTTCCTAGCGACTATCTGTTAGCCAATTATACAAGTATGGAAGCATTCGGATATTGGCTTGGTCTCATAACGGGTCTGGGAGTCGGGTCTTTGTGCCTGGGTTGCCGCCTCATCCGAAAACAATACAAAATCAAGCAGCATTCCCAGCCCTAGTTTAAATTTTAAAACGGCCCTTGAGCTGATTCTGCTCCAAGGCCGTTTTCCGGTTTATTCAGGGTTTTAGTACCTGTTTTATATCTTTAATCATCATGTAAGTGTCCCCGTTTGTAAGATTTTCTTTATCCTGGATGGTTCCGATTGTTGCTTCCGTCAAAAGCCCGTTTTTGATAAGCTCCTCCCGGGCGGCTTCTTTAGGCACTTTTAAACCTAAAGCTTCTGTTATAGTAAAGGATGCCTGATCTAATGATAGCGGGGTCTTCTCAGGTGTCTCCATGCCTTTAATCGCGGAAGAAGCGTCTCCTTTAAAAGTACCCGGATCCATTTTTTTAGATCCTTCCGTCAAATTCACCATTCGTTTGGCATTTGATTTTTGGTCCAGGTTAAATTCATTCTTATATCCCCCGGCAACAAGTCCAAGAGATATGACGGCTTTCAGGCCCTCATACTGTTTATACTTCATAAAAGCCTGCGGTTCCAAGGAGAATGGTTTCAATACCATGCCCTGCTTATTCAGTATATCCTGCATCTTGGCGACCGCTTCTTTGGACGCGGACAGTTCGCGAAAGCTCATATTGCTTTCCTTCGCCAGTTTTGCTGCCACTCCGGCCGCTTGACCTTCCGCCATTCCTACAGGAATAACACGGGCGCTTCCATGAGGAAGGGAATTATAGCTTGCCGCACGCCCCACCACAAGGAGCCCGTCTACTTTAAGAGGAACCAGACTGCGGAAAGGGATGGCATACTGTTTCGGAGCACATACCACCGTTCCCGCATCATTCGGGCTCAGTCTTTGAATGTCCACCGGATAAGAACCGAAAGCCACCCGATCCCACTGATCTTTGTTCTCCAGCACGTCGGTAATCGTAAGCCGGTACTCTCCCTGCATATGGCGCGTTTCGCGAATATACAGTTCCGGGGCTGTCTCATCAAGCTCCACGTTTTTAAATTCAGGGTAGTTTTTCTTCATAAAATCAACCACGTGAGGAATTTCTTCTTTTCCAACTTGGAAAGCCTCTTCTCTTGCTTTAGGATCAGCCCCGTCAATATGGAAGATTTGCAGGGCATTAATCAGAGCTGTATTATCATTTTGACGGCCAATATTCAGCCCGCGCATTTTGACCCTGTCTTTATTCACAGCCGGATAGTTGGATAACTCCTTGTACCCCCATGCACTTACTTCATTAGCGCCGGTTCCCGGGTCATTGTCGCCGTTCAGACGCTTTTCAATCTGTTTCCACACATCGGGCGTCACATTCTTTAAACGGAAAACCAGGGTAACGGCCATCTTCGCTTCCTTATTTCCTACATCCTCCAAGCCGTAAGTATACGGAACGCCGGCTTCCGCCATGATATCCCCATCTTGGGTAGCATCAATAACGGCACTTGTGCCGATCATCCGCTCACTTCCGTCTTCTTTCACTACTTTAATACCTTCAATCTTGCTGTTACCGTTTTTCCCTTCCCCAAGTACAGGAACAATGGATCTTGTTTTCATTAAAAGGTCGATATTGGATTCATTTTTCACCAGCTCGTAAAAAGCATTCGCTGCTGAAGTGACATCAAACGAATCTCCTTCGATCTTATTATACCATTCGGAAAAGATTCCTTTGTTTAAAACCTCCCGCTTACCCAGGACAGAGTTTTTGCCGGGAGCATAGTTCATATCGATACTGTTGAGCCATCCGAGCGTCATTAGCCCCCCAGTACATCACGGTTCCTTCCGTCCACCAGCAAAGTTTTCTGTCCATTGCGGGCCGCGGAAATGGCGGCAGATACCCCTTCCGGGTCAGTACCCACCACGATAACATCATAATTGTCTTGGATCGAAGCTGTAGATTTCACTTCAATTTTTTGCTGGGGTTTTCCGACATGCGGCTTCGACTGCTTGTACTTCCAGTAAGCAAAAATGCCCGCTCCCGCTGCGGCTGCAATAAGCACAGCCAAAGTCCACAACATCCAGATTCTGGACTTTCCTTTATGTTTCGTTTTCTGTTCACTCAAATAAGTACACCTGCCTTAAAAGTTAATAATTTCTGTCCAAGTTATTCCTGTCTCCTATTTTTACTGTAAGCCTGGTCCAGAAGTTCATGCTTCTTAAGCACGTAATGCTTCCATGAGTCATTATATACACTTGGCTCTTTCGGGTTAGGGAATCTTTCGATGCGCCTTGGCTTTCCTTCCGCTTCGGGGAACAAAATTTTACTTATGGCCCCGCACCCCAGTCCTAAAATGGTCTGACGCTCCTCCATCATTACGATGTTGTACAAGCTTTCTTTTCCTTCCAAAGAATATCCCACATTTTCCAGATTGCCAAGTATATTTTTCTGACGATATAAATAATACGGTACATACTGGTGCTGTTTTGTCCATTCTACAGCCTTCTGCATCATGACAGCTATCTCCCGTCGGCCCACCACTTCATATTGGTCTCTCTGTTTTGTCATTTTGGAGGCTCTTTTAAAAGACAGCGTATGTACCGTCAATGATTCGGGGAGCAGTTTAGCCGTCTCTTCCAGCGTTCCCTCCAGTTCCGCCACCCCTTCACCCGGCAGACCAATAATCAAGTCCATATTGATATTATTCATGCCTAGTTGTCTGGATAATTTGAATTTGTCCACGGTTTCTTTTACGGTGTGATGACGCCCAATGGTATCCAATGTAAGCTGTGTGAAACTTTGCGGATTGATGCTGATCCGGTCTACGTCCCACCTTTTCATAACTTCCAGTTTATCGGGTGTAATCGTATCAGGACGGCCTGCTTCCACTGTCAGTTCCCTGACTTTATCCATTTGGGGGAGATGCTTCTGCATTGTGCGGAACAAGGCATCCATATCTTCTGCTTCGAGGCTTGTAGGCGTACCGCCTCCCCAATATATTGTGGTGATTCCCATTCCATGTCGTTTAAGCCATTCCCCTGTTAGCCGTATTTCCTCATGTAATCCTTCCAAAAAAGCATGAACTGATCCGTTATTCCCCTGGATATCGTAAGCGGGAAATGTACAGTATGCACATTTGGTGGGGCAAAACGGAATGCCGATATACAGGCTGACTTCATGATCAAGATGAAATAAATCGGGGATAACTTTAAGCTGCCGTTCCGCAATATCCATTAACAAATCGGCCTTTGGGCGGGTTACCAGATAATGCTCCTTGAGAAACTGTCTGGTTTTCTCCTTACCTTCTTTCATAAGCAGATTGTGGGCAAGTTTTGTCGGACGGACCCCCGTCAGGATACCCCAAGGCTGTTCGAGGCCAGTAGCTTCCTGAAACACTTGCAACAGAGCTGATAAAATAGCCCTTCGTTCTATTCGTCTTGGATCTTCCCATGTTTCATTATGACGTCTTACTGCTTCCTGACACCATATTTTATTTTCAGACAGGTGAGTAAGACAGGCTTTGACTGCAATGTCTCCTCTGTCCGCTGAAACAAGAAGCTCCACACTAACATAAAGATCAGCGTCCTGAGCCTGCTCTTGCTCATAAACCAATTCCACCTGTTCGTAAAAAAGACGGCATGTATTATAAAACTCGGTCGTATAATCGGAAAAACCTATTTGCTGCACATAAATTTTCAATGGGAAACCTCCATACCATTATGCTTTGGAAGAGCACTATCATTCTACTAAACTTTTATTCTCCATGCCAGGTTCAGCTCAATTTCTTAATTTTAAAAAATCCGTTCCCTGCCCCGCTCGGCCTTACTTATACCGGACGGGAGAAGAAACGGATTTTACGGCTTGTTTATCGAAGCTGGGTTCTCCTGTTAAATCGCTGTCGCCGGAATGGGTTTGCCAAACCATTGCTTCGGCCCTGGATAAATGGAGAAGCTGATGCTCACCTAAGATATGTTTACGGTGTTTTTGAGACACACTCATCGACTACAGGTCTCCTTTTGGTGGATTGCCTATAGTTTGGCTTCCCGGCCATTCCCTTATCCAAGCATAGACGGATTCAGGCTCTAACGGATAACTTTCTTTCCGCAGAGTTTTTGTCTAACCCTCTAGCGGCAATCTCCCTGTCATTCAGGAACGCACTTGCTTTCTATAATCAAAGTGACTGGCCCCCAGTTTATCAAATCCACATCCATCATAGCTCCAAAGACCCCTGTCTCTACCAGAAGACCGTGTTCACGCAGTCTCCGGTTAAAAGCCTCATATAAAGGATCTGCCTGTTCCGGCTTGGCCGCAGCCATGAAATTAGGCCGCTTGCCCTTGCGGCAGTCCCCATATAAAGTGAACTGGGAAATAGACAATATTTGTCCGCCGATATCCTGGACCGATACATTCATCCTCCCGGAGTCATCCTCAAAAATACGGAGACCTGCAATTTTATCCGCCAAATAGCGGGCATCCTCTTCAGTGTCTTCATGAGTTACGCCGACTAAAAGTACAAGACCACGTTCAATACGGCCGACAGTTTCCCCGTCCACCGTTACTTTAGCTTCTTTACTTCGCTGTACTACCACTTTCATCTCCGAATTTCCTCCTAAAACAACACCTGGCTTTATGTCTGCATGATTCTTTGAACAGAATAGACATCCTGGATTCGTTTAATTTTTTCCACTACCGAATGCAGATGCTCCCGGTTCCGGATCAGGATCGTCATATGAATCATGGCCAGTTTATTTTTATCTGAGCGCCCGGAAACAGCCGCAATCATAGTTTTGCTTTCGGATACGACCTGAAGCACTTCATTCAGCAGACCCCGGCGGTCATGACCGGTTATCTCAATCTCAACCTGGAAGTTGGATTCACAAGCATCCGCCCATTCCACTTCAATCAGACGGTTCATTTCCTCAGGATTATTTAAATCCACATTCGGACAATCGCTACGGTGAACAGTTACACCTCGTCCACGTGTAATATAGCCGACAATCTGGTCTCCTGGGACAGGATTACAACAGCGGGCAAAACGAACGAGTACGTTATCCACTCCCTTAACCCTGACTCCGCTGACAGGTCTGTTCTTCCGCTGTTCCTGAGAGGCACTTTTGACCTCTTTGATCTCGTTAGTGAGTTCAAGAGCATTTGCCTCTTCCGCTTCCCTCCGCATTTTCTCGGTCAGCTTTGTGCATATTTGGGCGGCCGTTATACCTCCGAACCCGATTGCAGACATCATATCATCAATATCATTAAAAGCAAACTTCTTGGCGGCTTCCTGCAGCTGATCATCCGTCATAAAGGCCGAAGGGTCGAGACCCAGGCGTTTCAGTTCCCGTTCAATCGCATCCCGACCTTTCAGGACGTTTTCTTCCCGTTTCTCTTTTTTGAACCACTGTTTGATTTTGCTCCGGGCATGGGAAGACTGGGCAATTTTAAGCCAATCCTGACTTGGGCCGTACGAATGCTTGGAGGTTAGGATCTCAACAATATCTCCTGTATTGAGCTGATGATCTAAGGGAACAATACGCCCATTGACTTTTGCTCCAATCGTCCGGTTTCCAACTTCAGTATGAATCCGGTAAGCAAAATCCAGCGGTACAGATCCGGCCGGCAACTCAATAACTTCCCCTTTGGGCGTAAAAACAAAAACAAAGTCCGTAAAGAAATCCATCCTCATGAATTCCATAAACTCAGCGGCATCAGAGGTTTCCTTTTGCAGTTCCAGAATTTCTCGGAACCAGTTCATTTTATCGGTAAACGAATTATTGGGAACGGTCGTTCCCTCTTTGTATGCCCAGTGGGCCGCAATCCCGTACTCTGCTGTTCGATGCATGTCCCAGATGCGAATTTGCACCTCGAGGGGCTCACCTTTGGGTCCAATTACTGTTGTATGCAGAGACTGATACATATTAGTTTTGGGCATAGCGATATAATCCTTAAAACGCCCGGGCATTGGACGCCACAAGGTATGAATAATCCCCAGTGCGGCATAACAATCCTTGATATTGTCCACAAGGACACGAAGAGCCATCAGATCATAAATCTCGTTGAACTGTTTATTGCGTACCGTCATCTTCCTGTAAATGCTGTAAATATGCTTAGGGCGGCCGGAGATATCTCCTTCAATTCCCATTTCCTTCAGTTTTTCTTTCATCTTAGCGATAACGTCTTCAATATATTGCTCCCGTTCCGCGCGCTTTTTCTGCATGAGATTGACAATCCGGTAATACTGCTGGGGATTGAGATACCGAAGAGCAATGTCTTCCATTTCCCATTTAATAGCGGAAATTCCAAGACGATGAGCAATGGGACAATAGATCTCAAGGGTTTCGTAGGCAATGCGCCGCTGACTTTCTTCCGACTGATATTTAAGTGTGCGCATATTATGAAGACGGTCGGCCAATTTGATTAAAATAACCCGGATATCCTGCGCCATAGCAACGAACATTTTCCGGTAGTTCTCGTTCTGCTGTTCTTCCTTGGACTTAAATTTGATTCTTTCCAGCTTGGTAAGCCCGTCAACAAGCATGGCGCAGGTATGGCCGAACTTTTGTTCAACAGCTTCCAAAGAAACGGTGGTATCTTCCACGACATCATGAAGCAGGGCCGCAATAATGGAGGTGGGATCCATTCCCATATCCACCAAGATTTCAGCCACTGCCAGCGGATGCAAGATGTAAGGCTCTCCTGACTTGCGAATTTGTCCATGGTGGGCCCGCTCGGCAAATTCGAACGCCTCTTGAATTCGCTGTAATTCCTCTTTTTTTATAAAACTCGCCGCTTTTTCAAGTAGCTGTTCAATTCCCATGGATTGATCCATTCCTTATTAGTGATTTTAATCCATTATGCCTGTATGGTGGGCGTTACGTCAACTCTTTGTCCGCGCATTGAAGACAAAATGGACTTTTTTTCAACAAACTTCTACAAAAACATGCGAAAATCGAAAAATAAGGATAGACGAATTTCGCATTTTTGATTATATTGTCCTAAGGACTTTTTTCCGTACATTCCATACAAATTGAAGGAGGAATATTCATACATGAAAGACCGCGTTATCCAGGTAGACGAAAGATTGCCTTTTTTACAGAGTATTCCTTTAAGTCTGCAGCACCTTTTCGCGATGTTCGGATCAACGGTGCTTGTTCCGATGCTTTTACAAATAAACCCGGCCATTTGCCTGCTTATGAACGGGATTGGGACCCTTATTTATATTTTCCTTTGCAAGGGAAGAATCCCGGCTTATTTAGGTTCCAGCTTTGCCTTTATTTCACCCGTTCTGATCGTTATCTCGACGCGCAGTTATGAAGCCGCACTTTCAGGTTTTCTTGTAGTGGGTCTGGTTTTCTGCCTTATCGGACTGCTAGTCAAGGCTGTGGGCACCGGCTGGATTGAGATAGTATTCCCTCCGGCAGCCATGGGAGCTATTGTTGCCGTTATCGGACTTGAACTTGCACCGACTGCCGCTAACATGGCCGGATTCGTAGCTTCTGCGGGTACGGAAGGCTGGTCACCTGATCCGAAAGTAATAGCCGTATCCTTAGTGACACTGTTAACGGCCGTTGTCGGCAACGTAATGTTCCGGGGCTTTATGAAAATCATCCCTATCCTTATCTCTATTATTGTAGGATATGCACTTGCCGCTTTTTTGGGCATTGTGGACTTTTCCATCGTTCGGGAAGCCAAATGGTTTGATCTGCCTACCTTCTATATAATGAAGTGGGATTGGTCTTCCATCGCTATAATTGTACCGGCCGCCCTTGTTGTCGTAGCTGAACATATCGGACATTTAATTGTGACCAGCAACATCGTAGGGAAGGATTTATCCAAAGATCCCGGATTGGACCGGTCTTTATTGGGCAATGGAGTATCCACTGTTATTTCTTCCTTCGTAGGTTCTACTCCCAATACTACTTACGGTGAGAACATCGGCGTCCTTGCCTTAACGCGCGTCTACTCCATATGGATCATTGGCGGTGCCGCAGTGATGGCCATTGTCCTCTCCTTTGTCGGCAAACTGGCCGCCCTGATTCAGACGATTCCTGTCCCGGTTATGGGAGGGGTATCCATCCTCCTGTTTGGAGTTATCGCCGGTTCCGGGGTCCGCATGCTGGTTGAAGCCAAAGTAGATTATTCCAACCCGAAAAATCTGATTTTGACAGCTGTTGTTCTCATTATCGGAATTAGTGGAGCGGCCTTCAAATGGGGCAACTTTGAAATGAAAGGAATGGCTTTGGCCACCGTGATTGCCATTCTGTTAGGATTGTTCTTCAACATCATTGATAAACTAAAGTGGTCCAACGAATAATCATGACCTTTTTGGAAAAAGCCACTTTTCCGCCAACCGCGAAAAAGTGGCTTTACTATAATGGTTTTAATATTCCATCAATGTAAAGGTAGGAATATCTCCAAGTTTCTCACGGCCGTTCAAATAAGACAGTTCGATCATGAAAGCCGCGCCTATTACTTCTCCCCCCAGCTGTTTCACCAGGTTAATTGACGTCTGGATCGTTCCTCCAGTCGCAAGTAAATCATCAGCAATCAGCACACGCTGTCCCGGCTGAATGGCATCCTTATGCATTGCCAACTTGTCTTTACCGTACTCCAGAGAATAATCAGCCTCAACCGTTTCTCCCGGAAGCTTACCGCTTTTCCGGATGGGGGCAAATCCCACTCCAAGGGCATAAGCCAACGGAGCTCCTACCACAAAACCTCTCGCCTCCGGTCCTGCAATGACATCGATGTTAAGTTCTTTTACCAGCCCGGCAAGCTCGTCAATGGCCTCTTTATATACTTTACCGTCCCGAAGCAAGGTAGTGATATCCTTGAAACGTACCCCCGGTTGAGGGAAATCGGGAATCACCCGGATGTAGTCTTTGAAATTCATTTCGTTGTTTCCTCCAATACTTCTTTACTGGTTTCCATCCGCTGTTTCAGCAGCCACTGATGAAGCTCAGAAGCTGATGAATAGAAACAAAACTGTTCAACTTCGGTCAGTTTCATCCTCTCCTGATAGCTCGCGGATTTGGATAAATCTTGTTTGGCTGGAGAAGGCACCGGGACGTACCTTCCTTCATGTTCCTGAATGAACCCAAGCTCTCCAAAGACAGTCAGCATGAATTCAATCATGGCCGGAGATAATCCGCTTCGACGGCTGAATAAGGTCATCAGTCGCTGATCCTTCACGTCCCAGCTTCCCTGTTTCAATACCGAACCGTAAACCAGT
This Paenibacillus larvae subsp. larvae DNA region includes the following protein-coding sequences:
- the hisS gene encoding histidine--tRNA ligase, which codes for MSIQKPKGTQDIIPGQVEKWQRLEKLAGNICRRFGYREIRSPIFEHTELFSRGVGETTDIVEKEMYTFEDKGKRNISLRPEGTAGVVRAYIENKLYGEPDLTKLYYFGPMFRYEQPQSGRNRQFHQFGVEAIGSADPGLDAEAIALGFTFLREIGLKDVRIEINSVGTPAVRSVYREKIREFFAPVKDKLCKDCQSRYDRNPMRILDCKIDQKYGEGAPSILDYLDEECSVHFETVKSMLTDMEIPFDVNHRMVRGLDYYTHTAFEYKAAGIGAIDTVGGGGRYNGLVGEIGGQDQPGVGFALGVERILLLLEAQGVEFAKPESLDLYVIGLGEAAERAIVKLVHQLRLEGLSTEKDYQGRKIKAQMKSADRLHAAYVAILGDDELERGEITVKHMATGEQETLPLEGFSQAMKKKINKATTGE
- a CDS encoding winged helix-turn-helix transcriptional regulator — translated: MHDFSLCPRFEHAFEILGKRWTGLIIRVLLSGPKRFKDISDVIPGMSDRMLSERFKELEAADIVVRKVYPETPVRIEYELTEKGKALRPVMDELQKWAEKW
- a CDS encoding MATE family efflux transporter, which produces MNQTYTLKQKTKQFLIILLPILVTQLSMYAMTFFDTVMSGHASARDLAGVAIGSSIWMPVMTGLTGIMLSVTPIVAQYIGAGKKDKAPFTIIQGTYLAIALAIIILLAGLLGLKPILNGMQLEADVHDIAFRYLKAIALGIIPLFVYTVFRCFIDALGQTRVTMVISLLSLPVNIILNYLLIYGHLGFPRLGGVGAGYATAITYWFMALLVLHIVHHNQPFSDYRVLYKWYKISIIAWKELLKIGVPIGFAIFFESSIFAAVTLLMSQYDTVTIAAHQVALNFSSFLYMVPLSISMTLTIVVGFEVGAKRYLDARKYSYLGIGIAIGMACMTALLLLIFNKQVASIYSSDLSVIELGQQFLYYAIFFQLFDAVATPTQGALRGYKDVNVSFIVALFSYWIIGLPSDYLLANYTSMEAFGYWLGLITGLGVGSLCLGCRLIRKQYKIKQHSQP
- a CDS encoding coproporphyrinogen III oxidase; amino-acid sequence: MKIYVQQIGFSDYTTEFYNTCRLFYEQVELVYEQEQAQDADLYVSVELLVSADRGDIAVKACLTHLSENKIWCQEAVRRHNETWEDPRRIERRAILSALLQVFQEATGLEQPWGILTGVRPTKLAHNLLMKEGKEKTRQFLKEHYLVTRPKADLLMDIAERQLKVIPDLFHLDHEVSLYIGIPFCPTKCAYCTFPAYDIQGNNGSVHAFLEGLHEEIRLTGEWLKRHGMGITTIYWGGGTPTSLEAEDMDALFRTMQKHLPQMDKVRELTVEAGRPDTITPDKLEVMKRWDVDRISINPQSFTQLTLDTIGRHHTVKETVDKFKLSRQLGMNNINMDLIIGLPGEGVAELEGTLEETAKLLPESLTVHTLSFKRASKMTKQRDQYEVVGRREIAVMMQKAVEWTKQHQYVPYYLYRQKNILGNLENVGYSLEGKESLYNIVMMEERQTILGLGCGAISKILFPEAEGKPRRIERFPNPKEPSVYNDSWKHYVLKKHELLDQAYSKNRRQE
- the dtd gene encoding D-aminoacyl-tRNA deacylase, whose translation is MKVVVQRSKEAKVTVDGETVGRIERGLVLLVGVTHEDTEEDARYLADKIAGLRIFEDDSGRMNVSVQDIGGQILSISQFTLYGDCRKGKRPNFMAAAKPEQADPLYEAFNRRLREHGLLVETGVFGAMMDVDLINWGPVTLIIESKCVPE